The Procambarus clarkii isolate CNS0578487 chromosome 37, FALCON_Pclarkii_2.0, whole genome shotgun sequence genome window below encodes:
- the LOC138372026 gene encoding intraflagellar transport protein 43 homolog, whose translation MDSLEFNISPNKKISPRKGRRALGMGSDSMGFDDDIGVNGSPLTSNAPSPRNVLASGPPAGRRAGGWANSAKVGGFGPPLEDRRFRRNSDSDQDMPVIPDLDDVVEEDFTQQIANAPSVAINLVATYKELDSDLLRHAAFSTLDDIDLRILANGLANEADIREPDIEWKWDTIFTEVSSDLRTEWEPSDESSERETS comes from the exons ATATCTCCTCGGAAAGGTCGTCGTGCCTTGGGCATGGGGTCAGATTCTATGGGCTTTGATGATGACATAGGTGTTAATGGCTCTCCACTAACATCAAATGCACCATCACCAAGG AATGTCCTTGCCTCAGGGCCTCCAGCGGGACGACGGGCTGGAGGTTGGGCCAACTCTGCTAAAGTTGg GGGTTTTGGACCACCACTGGAAGATAGAAGGTTTCGGCGTAACTCGGACTCTGATCAAG ACATGCCTGTAATACCAGACCTTGATGATGTGGTGGAAGAGGATTTTACTCAACAGATTGCTAACGCCCCAAG TGTTGCCATCAACCTTGTTGCCACATATAAGGAGCTGGACTCAGACTTGCTGCGTCATGCTGCATTTTCAACCTTGGATGATATAGACCTGCGAATCCTCGCCAACGGCCTGGCAAACGAGGCTGATATACGAGAG CCGGACATTGAATGGAAGTGGGATACAATCTTCACCGAGGTGTCATCAGACCTACGCACTGAGTGGGAACCAAGTGACGAGTCCAGTGAGCGTGAAACATCTTAG
- the LOC123765776 gene encoding XK-related protein 7 isoform X2, protein MMRTSDSVESLVHDGKSAPSFSIRLELVIWCSIIFYVADLCLDLWVCAAHFEALRPQSAWFIFFCILLPNLYAGYKSLQWYLRAHELFPIRRPSVWIVRILFFPISPILRYLDAWRYGRRARQHWRNHNLPQERKSFEKYLVENAEVALLRLVIIFLEDAPIVVLNLAQLLQTPPVQWTKISEGKADPEIVRLGSVLAKLLCTMTLGVVHYMSCNKLAWHLANTHNKKSQDSDVHSTKDEWESKGRLSWAAELAIYCWQLLAITSRVVAYALFWVVHFSLLWVPILIRWTIHTLWIYFDVAEMSLINSVAFGGVYLFSFVTTSPGRQILRITLYYVITFGEHIIIAIFWHYGAPDNYFHNYGIGVMFGGTAGGVLFLTLYYSCCHPDQDSIWARQKWAEAQKRLREFTERREQRSPNQTETP, encoded by the exons ATGATGAGGACGTCAGACTCCGTGGAGAGCCTAGTGCATGATGGCAAGAGTGCGCCCAGCTTCTCCATCAGGCTAgag CTGGTGATTTGGTGTTCAATAATCTTCTATGTGGCCGACCTGTGTCTGGACCTGTGGGTGTGTGCTGCACACTTCGAAGCCCTCCGTCCCCAGTCTGCCTGGTTCATCTTCTTCTGCATCCTCTTGCCTAACTTGTACGCCGGATACAAGTCCCTTCAATG GTACTTGCGGGCCCACGAGCTCTTCCCCATCAGGAGGCCATCGGTGTGGATTGTCCGCATCCTCTTCTTCCCCATCAGTCCCATCCTCAG ATATTTGGATGCATGGCGGTATGGTCGGCGTGCACGGCAGCACTGGCGTAACCACAACTTGCCACAGGAGCGTAAAAGCTTCGAGAAGTACCTGGTGGAGAATGCTGAAGTGGCCCTCCTGCGGCTAGTCATCATCTTCCTCGAAGATGCCCCCATAGTTGTCCTTAACTTGGCTCAGCTGCTGCAGACCCCTCCCGTCCAGTGGACCAAGATATCTG AGGGCAAGGCAGACCCAGAGATTGTACGTCTAGGGTCGGTGCTAGCCAAGCTGTTGTGTACCATGACACTGGGGGTTGTGCACTACATGTCGTGTAACAAGTTAGCGTGGCATCTAgccaacacacacaacaagaaGTCTCAGGACTCGGATGTTCACTCGACCAAGGATGAATGGGAGAGCAAGGGCAGGCTGTCTTGGGCTGCTGAGTTGGCCATATATTGCTGGCAACTGCTAGCTATCA CATCCCGAGTGGTGGCATACGCTCTCTTCTGGGTGGTGCACTTCAGCTTACTTTGGGTACCAATTCTAATTCGCTGGACAATTCACACACTCTGGATCTACTTTGATGTTGCCGAGATGTCACTTATCAACTCCGTTGCCTTCGGGGGAGTCTACCTCTTCTCCTTCGTTACAACTTCACCTGGACGTCAG ATCTTGCGTATCACGCTCTACTATGTGATAACTTTTGGGGAGCACATAATCATCGCTATTTTCTGGCACTACGGCGCTCCCGATAATTACTTCCACAACTACGGCATTGGTGTGATGTTTGGGGGAACTGCGGGAGGTGTGTTGTTCTTGACGTTGTATTACAGCTGTTGTCACCCTGACCAGGACAGCATCTGGGCACGGCAGAAGTGGGCAGAAGCACAGAAACGCTTAAGAGAATTCACAGAAAGAAGAGAACAAAGGTCACCCAACCAAACTGAAACACCATAA